The Candidatus Binatus sp. genomic interval GTATCTCCTGGCGCGCTGAACCGCAGGCAGGCATTACTAGCAGATCGATCTCGATATGGCGGGCGCTTTGGCGAGCGCAGCCGCGGTAAGCGCGACAATCGGCATCCGCGGAAAGTTGCGTTGCTGTCTCCCAATCGCGAATCGTGCGCGTTGCTTCGAGCCCGTCCATCACCGGCTTCTGGATATCCATCAGCACGGGATCGTAGCTTCCGGCCTTGCTGGTCGACTGCCGGATGCCTCTCTCTAGGGAGTTCGGCGGCGGAACACCAATACGGAACATGGCGCGAGCCGCGCCAGCTTCTCGGCGACGCTGCCGATCATGATGTGCTGAGGCCCGGTCCGGCCGTGCGTCGCCAGCATGATCAGATCGATCTGATGCTCTTTGGCGTAGGCGGCTAGCTTGGGCACCGGCGGTCCGATTTCCGCGTAAATGATTACTTTCGGCGAGTTCGCGAATTGTTCTTTCTTGATGCGCGATAGCTCCTGCTCCGATTCGTCGAGCATCAGCGTCTCGCGAACCTGTTCTCGCGATTTCTCGAGCAGCGCGAAGTGGGGGGCGACTATATGCACGATATGCAACTCAGCGTTCACATCCTGCGCCAGTTCCATCGCTCCGCGCAGTGTGTCCATCGAGAAATCCGAGAAATCGATCGGAGCAAGGATTTTTCTGATTTCCTGAATCATCGCATGCCTCCCGGAATGAATTTGGGCGATCTTATCACGCCCGCAGGCCAGACCTGCAAACCGGTTCGCATCTGTGCCATTGTCCGGTTGATCGCAAATCGAATCGCCGAAACGGGCTTGAGAGAGGGCGCCGGGATATGAAAGGAACCGTATTTCATGGGCCTCGCGACGTGCGCGTCGAACGGTTCGAAGATCCGTCGCTCAAGACTCCCGAAGACGCGATTGTAAGAATCACGCGCGCGGCGATCTGCGGCTCGGATTTGCACTTCTATCACGGCGCGTTCCCGATCGAGCCGGGCTTCGTGCTCGGGCACGAGGGCGTCGGCGTGATCGAGGAAGTCGGCAGGTACGTCGGCCGGTTGAAGAAGGGGCAGCGCGTGGTGGTCTCGGGCCTGGTCGCGTGCGGCGGATGCTTCTTCTGCCGGCGCGGACAGCCGTCGCAATGCGCCGAGAGCGGCTCGGCGGTTTTTGGCTACGGCAAAGCTTCGGCGGGCAAACTCGGATGGCTCGGCGGCGAGCAATCGGAGGCGGTGCGAGTGCCGATGGCGGACTACACCTGCTATCCGCTGTCGGACGCGATCGACGACGACGCAGCGGTTTTTCTCGCGGACATCCTGCCGACGAGTTTTTTCGGCGCCGTCAACGGCAATATCCGTCCCGGCGATACGGTCGCGATTTTCGGCTGCGGTCCGGTCGGCCTCTGCGCGATCATGAGCGCGAAGCTGTTCGGACCGGCGGAAGTGATCGCGGTCGATAGCATCGCGTATCGATTGGAGCTGGCGCGCAAACTAGGCGCGTATCCGGTGAACCTGGGCGAAGCGCAGGCGACGATTCTCGCGCGGACGGAAGGGCGCGGCGCAGACGTCGCGATCGCGGCGGTCGGCAACGAGGGCGCGCTCAACGCGACGATCATGTCGGTGCGCGGCGGCGGAACGGTATCGGTGATCGGGGCATTCGGCGCGCCGTCGTTCAATTTTCCGATTGGGCACGCGTTCGGGCGCGATCTGACGTTCCGGATCGGGCTCGCGAACATCAATGCGCACATTCCTGAACTGGCGCGATTAATCGAGCGCGGCGCGCTCGATCCGCGGCCGTTGATTAGCCACGTCCTGCCGCTCGACCAGGCCGCGAAGGGATACGAAATCTTCGACGCGCGCACCGACAATGTAATGAAGGTGCTGCTCAAACCTTGACGCGCCGCGGGCATCAGTGACTATTCGAGTGAGGTTTCGAAAATGGCGGACTCAATACTCAAAATTAGAATCGAAGGCGAGTTGGCGTATATCGGGTTGAACCGGCCCGAAAAGCGCAACGCGATCAATCAGGCGATGCTGCGCGCGATTCCCGAAGCGCTTGACGAAGTCGATCGGCCCGAGGTGCGCGCGATCATTCTTTACGGCGAAGGCCAGGCGTTCTCAGCCGGAATCGATTTCACTTCGCTCGCGAACGATACCGGCGCGAAAGGCGGCGCAGGCGGCGGCCCGGACATGCCGCGGTTCCGGCGCTTCGTGCACGAGTCGCAAGCGTCGCTCAACCGCCTCGAGAGCATCGAGAAGCCGGTGATCGGCGCGCTGCATGGCTTCGTCGGCGGACTTGGATTGGAACTCGCGCTGGCCTGCGATGCGCGGATCGCGGCGGTCGGCTCGCGGCTCGGGATGCCCGAAGTGCGTATCGGGCTGGTGCCGGATGTCGGCGGGACGACGCGTCTCACGCGAACCGTCGGCTATGCGCGCTCGAAGGAATTGATCATGACGGCGCGCATGATCGGCGCTGAGGATGCGGAACGAATCGGACTGGTGAATCGGGTCGTTGCCGACGGCGCGCATATCGCGGCGGCAGAAGAGCTGGCGCGCGAGATGGCGCGCAACGCACCGATGGCGGTCGGGCTCGCGAAGCGCATCATCGATCGCGGCTACGGCCTCGACAAGATGACGTTTCAGGAACTCGAAGTGCTCGCGCAGAGTTCGCTGTTGATGACCGAGGATTTCAAAGAGGGCGCGAGCGCACTGGCAGAGCGGCGCGATCCGCGCTTCAAGGGGCGCTGAGCCGAATCTCGAAGCCCGTTTCGAAGAGCTCGCCGGGGCGGAGCGTCCGCATCCCGGCGTCGATGCCGCGGGCCGCGAGATTGAAGGCGTCGGGCGCGCAGGTGTAGGGCTCGAGCGCGACGACGGGATTGTCGGGCGGGGCATAGACGACGAAATTGCGGAACGCCGGATCGGCGAGCACGTCGATTGCGATTTTTCCTGCGGGATCGATCAATCGCGCGCGCGGTTTCGCCGAGTCGCTCGGCGTCGTCATGCGAAAGGCGTCGTCGTAGGTGAGCGAATCGAGCCGGCGCGGCGCGCGCAAATCGTACTTGCCCGCGAGAGATTCTGTCGCGCCAGTCGGGACGAACCGCGAATCGAGCGGCCATCGCGCGTCGGCGTCGAGTTGAACCAGCATCGCGGCTCGCAATCCGGATGGATCGAGCGGCGCGTGAAAGTAAGGATGTGCGCCGAAGCCGAAAGGCATCGCAGTGTCGCCGGTGTTCCTGATTCGCACGCGCAGGCGAAGGCCATTTCCGATTTCGTAATCAAGTTCGAGCGCAAATGGCCATGGCCAAACCGCCGCAATTTCAGGATGCTCGGCGGAATCGAGAATCGCGCTGATGAAGTACGGACCGCGCCGTGCAACGCGAAAAGGTTTCTCGCACGCGAAGCCGTGAATCGAGTTGCCGCGCGCCGATTCGTTCATCGGTACGCGATACTCGCGGCCGTCGAAGGTGAAATGCGCGCCGGCGATTCGCCCCGGCCATGGAAACAGGATTGGGATTCCGCCGCGATGAGGATGCGCGCGCCACGACTCGGGGCTCGTTGGGCCCGCGATCACGTCGAGCGCGCCCACCTTATAACTGAAGCATTGGAATCCCGCGTCCGGGACAATCACGGCGCGCTCGGCTTGAGCTTCAATCGCAATCAATTCCATCGGCCAAGTCTAACGCGCCCAAGCGGCGGGTGAGAAATCCGGTCAAACGATCGGGGGCAATGTGCAGGTCAGAAAGGTGCGCTTCGAACGCGGATTGTACGTCCATCGGTTGTGCGGCGAGCGCGGCAGGAAAAAGGCGCCTGCCGCCGAACCGCGCGTGCAGAACTGGATCAGTTAGCGATCGCGGCCACCGCGCCGTTCGCCTCCTCCGCCCCCGCCACCTCCACCGCCGCCACCGGCGCGCGCCTGCGCCTCGTTGACGCGAATCGGCCGGCCCTTGATATCCCTGCCGTTCAGTTTTTTGATGGCGCCTTCAGCCGCGTCGTCAGTCGCCATTTCGACGAACCCGAACCCTCGCGAGCGATTCGTCGCGCGATCGATGATGACTTGTGAGCTGTCCACCTTGCCCGCTTCGGAGAATACGTCGAGCAGGTCCTGATCGGTGACCGTCCACGCCAGATTCCCAACATACAGTCTGCGGCCCATTACCCTTCTCTCCTGGCGCGCTGTAGTCGATACCCGGCGGGCAAACTGTCTATAGCAACTGGCAGTCTATGGCCTGAACTGTCGTGCGGACAATCAAGCGGCGGGGCAACCTCTTCGGCGCGCATCTTATCCCGATTCCGGCCATGCTTATAGCACCGTGTCACGACTAACAACAGTGCTTTTCGGGCGCGGACCGAATTTTTTTCGAGTACTCAGAAGGCGCCGGCCGGGGCGACCAAGTATCGGTCAGCTATGCGGCGCTTGAGGTGTTAGCAAGAGATTGCGCATCCGAGTGACTATAGCCATTTGAGCCGCTTTGCTCCCGAGTAGCTAACGGTGCGGCGACAATCGGGATCGGCAGTGAGACTTCATCGGCCTTGCCATGATACAGGGTAATTCTCTATAAGTTGGTCAATAGTGTTTATGCAGGTTTACGGAAAGTAACCGTTATTCGATTTCTCGACGAATCAAAGCAATCCGGAAAGTGACAAACGAGCAAACAGAGTGTCGATAACTCAACTGTCTGGAGGTGTTCATCCATGCTACTCGAAGGCAAAGTTGCAATCGTAACGGCGGGCGCCGGCGCGGGTATCGGGCGGGCAGTGGCTACGCGGTTTCTCGAGGAGGGAGCGGAGGTCGTGGTGACCGACGCGCATCCGCGGCGGACCGTCGAAGTCGCCGCGGAACTTGGCAAGCAGTTCAAGCGCGAGGTGATGGGCATCGCGGTGGACGTGCAGCAGCGCTCGCAAATCGAGGACGCGGTCGCGCAGGCAGTCGCGAAGTATGGAAAAATCGACATCCTGTTCAACAACGCCGGCATCAACAAGCTCGAGCCGATCTGGGAGTGCAAGGATGAAACCTGGGACTTGGTGATGAACATTTGCCTGCGCGGGACGTTCTGGATGATTCGGGCAGTGCTGCCGCACATGATGAAATCCGGCAAGGGCGTGATCGTAAACATGGCGTCGGCGGCCGGATGGATCGCGGCGGGCGACGGCGAGGCGCCTTACTGTGCGGCCAAGGCCGGAGTGATGGGGCTGACGCGCGCGGCGTCGGCGGAGCTCGCGGGCAAGGGAATCCGGGTGAACGCAATTGCGCCGGGCGTCATCTACAATGAATTCCTGGAACGAATCTATCCGCCGGGAATGTTCGAAGCCGCGAGGAAGCGCAATCCGCTCGGACGCCTGGGTGAACCGCGCGATGTAGCTAATCTCGCGCTCTTTCTGGCTAGTGACATGTCGTCCTACATTACCGGCGAAGTGGTCAGTATCAGTGGCGGATCTGTAGTAGTACCTTGAATGATGCGAGTAGGTTTGCGCGATGACTACAACGATTGAGATGCTATATCCATTCGCCGGGGAATCAGACAATCAGAGAATTGATGAATGCTTGTAGTGTTGATACTGATTGTGTAGGTTAATCTGCGATATCCACTGATTATTGCCGGAGGAGATTGCATATGCCGCGAAAAAGCGCAGGTGGAGGCTCATCCGCATTCGAGCAAGTTCAAAAGCAGGCGCGCGGATTACTAGTCAATCTGCGCAAGGAAATACGTAGTAAGGAATCCGAACTGAGTAAACTCAAGGAAGAGGAAGCGCGGCTCGGAACATTGATCGGACGGGCCAGCGCGGCATCGAACGGGATGCTCGGTGGATCGCAGGGGCGGGTCAACTGGAAGAGCGTGTTCTCGCAGTTGCCAAAACAGTTCAAGGCCTCCGATGTCCGCAACGTACGCGGGCTCAAGGGCAAGCGGCCGTCGGAGATCTTTGCGGCGATCACGCGCTGGATCGATGCTGGGGTGGCGAAGCGCCGGGCGCGCGGCGTGTACGAGAGAGCGTGATCGGGCACGCGCGCCCAATAGCCATACTGGCTCGTCGATGCTGAAACAGCGCCATCGATGACGCACTAGCCGACCGCGAAGGATTCGCGCGCGAGCACGATCAAGGAAGTATCATTTTCCGAAAATGCGTTAGCCAGTACATTCGCATTCTCTGATCAGGCGATTCTGCCCTGATTGCGCTTTTTGGTCCGCGCTTGTATATCGGACCGCTCCCGAATCTGTATATCTTCAAAGTTCTGAAATACTCAGCCGAATAGTGAGATCACGTGGCCGTAAAGACGATTGAATGGCGTGACAACAGCGTCCGGATGATCGATCAGCGATTACTCCCCGCGCGCGAAGTAGTCAGGACTTATCGCGACTACAAGGGCGTCGCGGAAGCAATCCGCACGATGGTGATTCGCGGAGCGCCGGCAATCGGCGTGGCGGCGGCGATGGGAGTTGCGCTGGGCATCAGGAATACCGCGCACGCGCAAGCGAGCGCGCGATTCGCGATGGTCGCGAAAGCGCTCAAAGCGACTCGGCCAACTGCGGTTAACCTTGCGTGGGCGATCGATCGGATGGGCCGCGTGCTCGAAGCGAATCTGGAACTCGATGCTGGCGAGTTGTTTCGAGCAATGCGGGCGGAAGCGATCGCGATCTACGAGGAAGATTTGGCGGTGAATCGCTCGCTCGGGAAATTCGGCAATGAGCTGGTCGGCGATCCGGCGACGATTCTGACGCACTGCAATGCCGGCGCGCTCGCGACTGCGGGCTACGGTACCGCGCTCGGCGTGGTGCGGGCGGCGCGCGACTCGGGAAAAAATATCCAGGTGTACGCCGACGAGACTCGGCCCTTTTTGCAGGGCTCGCGGCTGACCGCCTGGGAACTGCGCAAGGATCGCATTCCGGTAACGATAATCGCCGACAGCATGGCGGCGACTGTGCTCTCGCAAAAGAAAATCGATTGTGTGGTGGTCGGCACCGATCGCACTGCGGCCAACGGCGACGTCGCGAACAAGATCGGCACTTATCCGCTGGCCGTGATGGCGCGGCGGCACGGCGTGCCCTTCTACGTCGCGGCGCCGCTCTCGTCGATCGATTTGAATTGCCCGAACGGCGCGGCGATTCCGATCGAGGAGCGGGCGGCGAGCGAGTTGACTGAATTCGGCGGAAAGCGAATCGCGCCCGCCGGCGTGCTCACTTACAATCCGGCGTTCGACGTGACGCCCGCCGAGTTGGTGACGGCGATCATCACCGAACGCGGCATCGCCTATCCGCCGTACACGAAGAGTTT includes:
- a CDS encoding universal stress protein, whose product is MIQEIRKILAPIDFSDFSMDTLRGAMELAQDVNAELHIVHIVAPHFALLEKSREQVRETLMLDESEQELSRIKKEQFANSPKVIIYAEIGPPVPKLAAYAKEHQIDLIMLATHGRTGPQHIMIGSVAEKLARLAPCSVLVFRRRTP
- a CDS encoding alcohol dehydrogenase catalytic domain-containing protein; this translates as MKGTVFHGPRDVRVERFEDPSLKTPEDAIVRITRAAICGSDLHFYHGAFPIEPGFVLGHEGVGVIEEVGRYVGRLKKGQRVVVSGLVACGGCFFCRRGQPSQCAESGSAVFGYGKASAGKLGWLGGEQSEAVRVPMADYTCYPLSDAIDDDAAVFLADILPTSFFGAVNGNIRPGDTVAIFGCGPVGLCAIMSAKLFGPAEVIAVDSIAYRLELARKLGAYPVNLGEAQATILARTEGRGADVAIAAVGNEGALNATIMSVRGGGTVSVIGAFGAPSFNFPIGHAFGRDLTFRIGLANINAHIPELARLIERGALDPRPLISHVLPLDQAAKGYEIFDARTDNVMKVLLKP
- a CDS encoding enoyl-CoA hydratase/isomerase family protein; protein product: MADSILKIRIEGELAYIGLNRPEKRNAINQAMLRAIPEALDEVDRPEVRAIILYGEGQAFSAGIDFTSLANDTGAKGGAGGGPDMPRFRRFVHESQASLNRLESIEKPVIGALHGFVGGLGLELALACDARIAAVGSRLGMPEVRIGLVPDVGGTTRLTRTVGYARSKELIMTARMIGAEDAERIGLVNRVVADGAHIAAAEELAREMARNAPMAVGLAKRIIDRGYGLDKMTFQELEVLAQSSLLMTEDFKEGASALAERRDPRFKGR
- a CDS encoding aldose 1-epimerase, with translation MELIAIEAQAERAVIVPDAGFQCFSYKVGALDVIAGPTSPESWRAHPHRGGIPILFPWPGRIAGAHFTFDGREYRVPMNESARGNSIHGFACEKPFRVARRGPYFISAILDSAEHPEIAAVWPWPFALELDYEIGNGLRLRVRIRNTGDTAMPFGFGAHPYFHAPLDPSGLRAAMLVQLDADARWPLDSRFVPTGATESLAGKYDLRAPRRLDSLTYDDAFRMTTPSDSAKPRARLIDPAGKIAIDVLADPAFRNFVVYAPPDNPVVALEPYTCAPDAFNLAARGIDAGMRTLRPGELFETGFEIRLSAP
- a CDS encoding RNA-binding protein; the encoded protein is MGRRLYVGNLAWTVTDQDLLDVFSEAGKVDSSQVIIDRATNRSRGFGFVEMATDDAAEGAIKKLNGRDIKGRPIRVNEAQARAGGGGGGGGGGGGERRGGRDR
- a CDS encoding SDR family NAD(P)-dependent oxidoreductase, producing the protein MLLEGKVAIVTAGAGAGIGRAVATRFLEEGAEVVVTDAHPRRTVEVAAELGKQFKREVMGIAVDVQQRSQIEDAVAQAVAKYGKIDILFNNAGINKLEPIWECKDETWDLVMNICLRGTFWMIRAVLPHMMKSGKGVIVNMASAAGWIAAGDGEAPYCAAKAGVMGLTRAASAELAGKGIRVNAIAPGVIYNEFLERIYPPGMFEAARKRNPLGRLGEPRDVANLALFLASDMSSYITGEVVSISGGSVVVP
- the mtnA gene encoding S-methyl-5-thioribose-1-phosphate isomerase, producing MAVKTIEWRDNSVRMIDQRLLPAREVVRTYRDYKGVAEAIRTMVIRGAPAIGVAAAMGVALGIRNTAHAQASARFAMVAKALKATRPTAVNLAWAIDRMGRVLEANLELDAGELFRAMRAEAIAIYEEDLAVNRSLGKFGNELVGDPATILTHCNAGALATAGYGTALGVVRAARDSGKNIQVYADETRPFLQGSRLTAWELRKDRIPVTIIADSMAATVLSQKKIDCVVVGTDRTAANGDVANKIGTYPLAVMARRHGVPFYVAAPLSSIDLNCPNGAAIPIEERAASELTEFGGKRIAPAGVLTYNPAFDVTPAELVTAIITERGIAYPPYTKSLRALKEKS